Sequence from the Penaeus vannamei isolate JL-2024 chromosome 16, ASM4276789v1, whole genome shotgun sequence genome:
TTTCCTGAAGACTACTTcacattattcctttcttttattttgcgtTTGTCCCTTCATGTCAAATTCTCGACCAGCTGCCTCGCCGCGTTTTCTGTTTCTGCATCCCTGGTTGTCTGCTGTCGAAATGTTTTGCGACATTATACATTTTTACgaaatttattaatatttactgTCAGATCAACTGGGTTGATACATCGCATGGAAGTCAAACCTGCTATTTTTTGATTTGGGGATTTTGGGTACGGTGCCAAAGTTGGTATAATTTGGAAACATGTTAGAGAATGATAACTTgataattcgtatatatatattattttctaaaCTAAACTAAAGTTGGAGAATGAATCCCTCAGGACCACATACGAGACGAAACCAATTATAGGCCAACACATACAACAATAGTCTCTACTCTTTAGTTTTATATGTTCTTACTGCACGCACTGAAACAACAATTGTATACATTTCTACTTACAGAAAGGCATCCACTGGCACATATAAGCCAAAATACAATATGTAATTCAATATATGTATTCAGAGCCATTATAGGATAATCTATTTTTAAATAACTCATTAAATAGTGCGTTTACCACATTTTAATGGTACCTATTCACCATTTCTTTTTCCTGACAACTGTGAGCCGAGACCTGCATCTGTGCTGTCAGTTCCCACAAATGTTTGCCTTAACCCAGGCCTTGCAGGTCtcgaggggcgagggggcgaggggggggggcgtgtgcgtcGACTCGGTGCAGACGCTGCCCAAGGTAATTATATGGACCTTGACGCTGCCATCGCCGAGCAACGTCTCCCGTGATATGACAGGCATCACAGAAAGCGAGTTTATAGAACTGGATCGCACATAACCTTGTTTGTTGAAAGTTAAAAGCAAAGAGTGCTTAGAGGATTTGATATACAGCAggaagtagagagatagacagatagaaatagatagatagataaagagagagaaagagagaaacagagagagagtgagaaatattcTGTTGATTCCGATTAATTCCGAAGGGAAAGTTAAAACACGATTCTGACAAGCTATGAAGTtgttggtatatgtgtatatattaaattcacatatatacgtatatatgtagtttcatatatttgcatatatatatatatatatatatatatatatatattttcatctatctatctatctatctatctatctatctatctatctatctatctatatatatatatatatatatatatatatatatatatatatatatatatatatatatatacacgcacatctaTATCCTTCTTTTGATGCATGCAAGCCGCTGCAAAGGGTAGggcaagcaaggtctatataagtacttatatagaccttgagggCAAGTAGGTACACGACCTTCTCGCCCACTGCCGTCGCCTCCCCTCGCAGGCAGACGACGGCGAGCAGTGCTTGGCAACTCTGGGATTGCGCAAACCGGTTAGAATTGGCGGTTTGCACGGTTACGTTGGTTGGGGTGTTTGTGGTCCTAAAGAGAACACAGCGTTAAAGATACACATAACACAAAAATATTTTTCGTATATAATAATCACTTAGCAATAAAATTTACCCTAGACGTTCAACTCACTTTTCAACATATCCCACAAATTTTCAGCAAACCAAAAGGTTCAGGGAACTGACTTTTATTAGTCCCTTTTGATAATTGCAGTGCGATAAAGAGATGGTTTATGGCGACCTAGGGCAAGTGGAACccaaaacatatttatattattttctggACCTTCCAAAGAGAACCGCTTGGGAAGTATCAGTTATTTGACTACTGTGGAATATCATGAAAAGGCACATATCATTAATACCTTTCAGCAGGTGTCATGACATGATtagcgtttatttttttttctttcattcaaatGACCTCTTAGGGATATGTAGAATAGATCACTGgtttgggaggagagggtggcggTTCTCCGCCTGAGGTTTTACGACGGTTTAAAAGTGGGCGCCTTAATTTCAAACTGGAACATGGGAATGCACACTTTTAtgaattataatttttaaaaaacctTTACATGCAGAAAATAACAGTACATACAATATGACAAAAGCAAAATAACCCTCAAACCTAAAACGCTTTGCGTTCGTAATCCATGTCAACAAAGGGAAGAACCGAACATGACCGCTCAGGAGCAAGATGTTATTTCTCTCgacgaagaggatgaagatgaggacatTCCGGATGTAGCAACTTGTCAGGTAGTGCTGGGACCTTGAGGTAGTTTCATAACAGTTGTAAGGGCAGAATGTATGTTTTTGCTGTGTGAGAGACAttttaagatttaaaaaatggCTACCCGGAAGATTCTGGTCGAGTGGTTGTGCGGTATTTTTCGTTTATTCGTATTTTGACCTGGTATGTAATTTCGGTATTTTTTCTGTTACGTTTGCATAACGGATCGTGATGATTTTGgtgtcgttggattcctctcagttTCTAGTTTCCAAATACACTAAATGCGCGGAAATCCCCAACCCCCACATTCTCGGCCCCGACGGCAGGGAGGCATGATAGGTGCCGGGGAAAATCTGGGTAAAATgtcaataatatacataaaatcagGTAAATTTGGGAAAAGGCTTCACCAAAGAATCGATAAAAACTAACCATACAGCCCTGaagatatataattaattatcactttttattgAATAAGCTTGTCATGCAAATGAAAAATAACGTAGTAATTAAATGATCAAATAATATTAGaaggaggtgagattcacacAATTGAAAGGAAATACCAACCAAATTTTCCACTGCTGTAATCACAGTACTGATGAAGTCACTGTTTTGTCCAAAGCAAGGGGCTGCGCCCCCTTTAACCCCATAATGGGGGTTGCCACCCCCCCAGCCCctacccaggaaaacaaagaatcctccacatattcacggcaggagagagtgtCGGACAGACTCGGCATCGAGCGGTGCCGCGATGGCCAGTCGCATGGCACTTCAGGTTAAACTCCATGTTCATGTAATAGTTACCCTCATCGTCttcaaaataatttttataacttggCATGGTTTCATacgacaccctacacacacagaaGTCATGGCGATACTAATTTGAAAATTGGAATTCATAGCTTCTAatagtttttaatattatttttatctattttgatatTTGAATAACGTTTTTAGTCATTTGCAAGgcgtttatttaatgaaaaattatcattaattaaatatcttcaagggTGTAAGGTCAGTTTTCATTGATTctttggtgacgcctttttccagtAATACCTAAAATCAGTCACCATATTGTCTAATGCAGTATGCTGTGCCCCATGGGGCGGCTGctgacccccaacccccacccaggataacaaagaatcctccatatattcatggcaggagagagcgtaTGACAGTCATGCGGGAGCTTTGTTACCAAGTGAGTCTGAAGCTCTCTCCTGCTGTGGATGTGGAGAATTTTTTGTTTTCCTGAGTGGAGTTGGGAGGTGGCACCCCCCCATGGGttggtcgcagggggcacagcatCCAGCATTAAACAATATAGTGACATGATTCTATGTATATTATTGACATTTTACCCAGATTTTCCctagtacctttcatgccctcctctgctatcagggccaagaataTGGGGGTTAGGGGGCTTCCATACAATAAAACCTACACATTTGCATTGTAGATGGTGaaaggaatccaatgatactggAATTGTCGCAATCTGTTTTGTGGATGTATTAGAAAAAATTTCTGTAATTTCTTAATGAGAGGAGATTTTGTAACAGAAAAATTTAGAATTATGATGAAATGATTCTCAACAATTAACAGACCTTATAAACAATGTAAATTGGGAAAAATGGATAcctcttattatcattgaaaAGGTAACATCACATATAAAGTAAAAGTGTAATTAGGCTTTGCCCTCAAAACCCCTTCTCAAGAGGGATTGCTTTATCCCATACCTCCACCTGGTCCGCAAAATGTTCATCTTGCCAGGTTGGAAAACTTGCAAATGGATGCAGTGAAGCCGATCCTGAGTCGCAGCTATGATCGTTCTTGGTTGCACCCTGTTTTCTTTCTTGCAGATATTTGAATCCCAACATAACTAACAAAACAAGGTTTATCCATATTTAAGAGCAAACATGAATAACAATCACTTGATTATTAAGTCACATCAAAAGATCATTATTAAGAGTGAGAAATTATCCCTATTGCTTGCACCATAAATTTCCTTTGCTCATAGATTGCAGCCCATACAATGTCATTGCTTGCTGTGATGTATCTGCGAAAATAACGTGAAAATTTTGATTTGACGTCCTctctactactattatgatagACTTAAGGAAATGCTATATAAGAGAAGTGTCTTTGAATGTTATGTTCTATGATGCCAAGGTCATCTTTGCATTCCTGGGGTCTGCTCTTATTGTCTAACCAGATGTTGACTCCTTCAGTCGAGATGACGTGACATCTTGACATGAAAAAATTGGCTTGAGGGTTGGGTGACGCAAACTTCTTGTCATGAGTAAAGGttgggtgatggaaaagacttgccatgagtgcacaaacctcatggagggtgattagactcatttgacaTCTAGGAagaggcttttgcattattcccatttaTAAACGAGTGTAAAATGTCATGTCTGTGAACCATAACTGGAAGAGTGCCAGCTTCAAGAAGGAGGCCATTTCCATGCTTTGCCTCCTATTCCTGGCCCCCATGACAaaatgttatgtatatttatttttttgcaccCAGCTATTTACTACTATATGGAGTCTTGTGCAGTCTATTACCatttggataaagcaaatcaaatgaccattatggacattggaaaatgacaaaaaagctaaaaatgcttatgcataaaaagagaaaataacattgcaaaggggaggcatagtcTCCTGTCACTGCCCTTGAATGTTTGCGTGTGCCTGTCCTACAAACCATGCACCCATCAGAGTGGCTGCTCACATTAGCCTAATGCTcatattttgggccatgtgattgCTGTGAGGCAACAGGATGTAAGGGGTTAATAGTATGGTATTATTTTTGCTCATGAAGTTCctagtttgtttgtgtattttaggTTTAATTTTTGATTCCAGCTTCCATGGTGAGCATTTAAATCtcacattattattagttttagtaaTTTATCTAATTCATGGTTCATGTTAATACATGGATTGCATATTAAGAGAACATTCATTAGTAAAACTGTACAAAAGATACAATATAGAGAATAAGCTGATTTTGGCAAAGTTGCTGATTACTcacagataaaaatatatttgtttgaATTGTGCATTTACTGTCTTGCATACTTTTTTCCTGTAATAGGACAGGTATTTTGTAATCTTAAACGgatgagaacaagagagagtgaAGCAGTTTCTTGGTTCTGGAAGTTACCAGCTCGGACTGAAGATCAGGTTGATTCCCATGCACCCAGTgttttaatgattaatgatttgtTAAAATTTACAGAAATTTCTTGTGAATTGAAAGACATTCTATCTTAGATattattatgtgtttatgtatggttTATGTATTTCAAATTACTCCAAAACTCTGACTTTATCATATGCTAATTGATGTGCATTGTCTTTGTATTAGGGTATTTCtgtatgcttatttatttttataatgttaaAGTTCTGTGGAAAAAGTTATCCATGTGTGGAGACTTATCTGCAATATTATTGAATTTTatctaagaataatgatataagatcAGACTTTTCTTGAGGTGCATATTTTACTGACTGACCAAATCTCAgtatctatttttcctttaccTTGCAGAGTTTGGTTGAACAATTTGCCGAAATAACAGGAACAGATGAAGCTTGTGCACAGTTTTATCTCCAAGATCGAAAGTGGGACTTAGAGGTAAATTTGAAATTTGCTTATAtagtcattgttgatattataatatAGTACATTTTACCCATTATAGAATTGTTAGTTGGAAAGATAATCAGagttaaaagaaatatgataataaagataattacaaaacCCACTGTAATCTTCTCTTATTAATTGTGTTGACAcagagatggctccacaaatgccATGTCTCCAGGGAGTCAATTATTAGCCCTCCCTAGCTCACATGTTTACCTGATTCCTTCATTTTTCGAATTTTAAAAATGATttatagtaatcatgatagtaatagtgataatagtagtatggatatgaaaaggattataaaaagaaaggaaatttaaGGAATGGAAATCAGGCATGGTCCCTAGGGCCTACTAGGTTCttagtggctgagcacttgtgttGCCATCTGTGTGtgacaaaattcacaaaaaactgAAGTGAACAGTATCATGACAGTTGCATttgatggaaataaaaagaagcaaGAGTAAAATCACTGAGATTATGAATAATGAACCTTCTGTTTCAGAGGTCAGTGAATGCTTTCTTTGAGTCACAGACTGGTGGAATTCAAATTCTGAATGATGGAGATGAACCAGAGGTGGTCGTCACTTTTGAGTGAGTTGGAATTTTGGTTTCTCCCAATTTCTAATGTATTTAGAACTAGTCAGATATTATTCATAAGACATTGTACCCTGGGGCTTATATGTTTCCAAACTATCTAAATTGCCTTATTGGTACATCCTTgacaaatccttttttttttaggaattatgAGTATTAGTTGTCTGGTTAGGAAGGAAAGAGATCATTGATTTTTTGAAGATATAATACAGAAGTGCAGTGGTTAAATTTCTTTTCCCATCACAGTATTGATTTAACTGGACAGCAGACCTACAAGCTGCTAGCACTgcagtttgttttctctttgttattcaaACATAATAATTGGGGAAAAGAACGTAGGTCAGGTGCAATCTTCAGTGCTGTTTCTTATTTTAGTTCCTGCCTGAACGTTTTCAACTTTCAGCCTTTACTTTTCCACATGCTGAATGGAGAGCAGATATATAATTTTACaggactcatatatatatatatatgtgtgtgtgtgtgtgtgtgtgtgtgtgtgtgtgtgtgtgtgtgtgtgtgtgtgtgtgtgtgtgtgtgtgtgtgtgtgtgtgtgtttgtgtcgacaATATGCtcaaaccggatgggttgggcttcgctCCTAGGccttgcagctgccttccttcctggcttcCTTTGCCCAAACACTTTCTGCACTTCGAACAAGTCCAGCGAACTCACCCCTTGTCATGGCTGGAAGTCCGGCACCCCACAAATCAGAACAGGCACCTGCCAGCAGGACAGCAGTCGCAGattataaggacgtctcgtcagagcAGAAGAGGCAGACCAGACCCAGCAGACAGGAGAATAagagcagtcacaggacaggaggtcaccctcctCGCCCTCGGCACTTgttggggtcacacctttacctctctctgtaAACCAGCAAGAAAgaccccctttctccaccacccACATGCCCCCCACTCATtacagtttgtgtgtgcgtgcgctttgtgtgcttttatgtgcgtgcgttttgtgtgagtgcacacacacacacacacacacatatattatatattatgtgtgcattatattttgttttatatatatatgtatatatgtatgtatatatatatatataatattatatatatataatattatatatatatataatattatatatatataatattatatataatatatatatatatatatatatatatataNNNNNNNNNNNNNNNNNNNNNNNNNNNNNNNNNNNNNNNNNNNNNNNNNNNNNNNNNNNNNNNNNNNNNNNNNNNNNNNNNNNNNNNNNNNNNNNNNNNNNNNNNNNNNNNNNNNNNNNNNNNNNNNNNNNNNNNNNNNNNNNNNNNNNNNNNNNNNNNNNNNNNNNNNNNNNNNNNNNNNNNNNNNNNNNNNNNNNNNNNNNNNNNNNNNNNNNNNNNNNNNNNNNNNNNNNNNNNNNNNNNNNNNNNNNNNNNNNNNNNNNNNNNNNNNNNNNNNNNNNNNNNNNNNNNNNNNNNNNNNNNNNNNNNNNNNNNNNNNNNNNNNNNNNNNNNNNNNNNNNNNNNNNNNNNNNNNNNNNNNNNNNNNNNNNNNNNNNNNNNNNNNNNNNNNNNNNNNNNNNNNNNNNNNNNNNNNNNNNNNNNNNNNNNNNNNNNNNNNNNNNNNNNNNNNNNNNNNNNNNNNNNNNNNNNNNNNNNNNNNNNNNNNNNNNNNNNNNNNNatatatatatatatatatatatatatatatattttttttttaatctttaaaaatatgtaggtgtatatgtgtgtgtgtgtgcgtgtgtgcacgcacacacacacacacacatacacacacacacacacacacacacacacacacacacacacacacacacacacacacacacacacacacacacacacacacacacacacacacacacatatagacctacatatttttaaagaaaaaagaaaaaaaaatatatatatatgcacaattatatacatgcgcgtgcgtgcgtgcgtgcgtgcgtgcgtgcgtgcgtgcgtgtgtgcgtgtgtgcgaaaatataaaaacatacattatatatattcatatatatatattatatatatataatatatatatatgtatgtatgtatatatgtatatatgtatgtatatatgtatatatgtatatatgcacgtatatatatatatatatatatatatatgtatatatatatatatatatatatatatatatatatatatatatatatttttttttttttttttttttttttaatattattaatattgttctaatttttttttcatatatatatatgtatatatatattttttattatatatgtatgtatatgtatatgtatatatatatatatatatatatatatatatatataaatatatatatatatatatatatatatttataatatatatatatatatatatatatgtatatatatatatatatatgtatatatatatgtatatatatatatatatatatatatatatatatatatatatatatatatatatatatgtatatatatatgtatatatatatgtatatatatatatatgtatatatatatatgtatatatatatgtatatatatgtatatatatgtatatatatgtatatatatgtatatatatgtatatatatgtatatatgtatgtatatatatatatattattatatatctatatctatataaatatatatatatatatgtatatgtatatagatatatatgtatatatatgtatgtatatatatacatatatagagagagagagagagagagagagagagagagagagagagagagagagagagagagacagagagagagatttttttattgtttttattattattatataatttctattatatatatatatatataatatataatatatatatgcatatatacatatatacatatatatatatgttatatatatatatatatatatatatatatatatatgttatatatatatatatatatatatataacatatatatatatatatatatatatataacatatatatatatatatatatatatattatatatatatatatatatatatatgttatatatatatatatatatatatataaatatacatgtatatatgtatgtatgtatatatatatacatacatatatatatacatatatatatatattcatatacatatatataacatatatataacatatatatatatatatatatatatatatatatatatatatatatatatatatacatatatataacatatatatatatatatatatatacatatatatatatatatatatatatatatatatatatatatatatatatatatatatatacatttttttttattattgtttttattattattatatattttttattatatatatata
This genomic interval carries:
- the LOC113801288 gene encoding tyrosyl-DNA phosphodiesterase 2 (The sequence of the model RefSeq protein was modified relative to this genomic sequence to represent the inferred CDS: added 104 bases not found in genome assembly); translated protein: MTAQEQDVISLDEEDEDEDIPDVATCQSLVEQFAEITGTDEACAQFYLQDRKWDLERSVNAFFESQTGGIQILNDGDEPEVVVTFDSKMVSMLSANSVSKEPPKNFRLLTWNVDGLDEKN